One Alligator mississippiensis isolate rAllMis1 chromosome 1, rAllMis1, whole genome shotgun sequence genomic window carries:
- the ASMT gene encoding acetylserotonin O-methyltransferase has product MDSAEDLNYPQILFQYNHGFFFSKTMFTACELGVFDLLLESEEPLSSDVIAGRLGTSTTGMERLLDTCVGLKLLRVELNSEGVFYRNTELSNLYLAKASPKSLYHNMMYYSKTVYLCWHYLTDAVREGKNQYERAFGISSKDLFGAVYRSEEEMIKFMYGLNEIWSICGRDVIAAFDLSPFTHIYDLGGCAGGLAQECISLYPNSTVTIYDLPKVAQVAKERFIPPEEHRIMFHEGDFFKDPVPEADLYILARILHDWPDDKCMHLLEKIHKVCKPGGGVLVVETLLNEDKSGPLDTQVYSLNMLVQAEGKEKTSTEYSNLLRAAGFKEVQVKKTGKLYDAILGKK; this is encoded by the exons ATGGACTCTGCAGAAGACCTTAATTATCCTCAGATCTTATTTCAATACaaccatggattttttttctcaaag ACTATGTTTACTGCCTGTGAATTGGGAGTATTTGATCTACTGCTAGAATCAGAAGAGCCCCTATCTTCAGATGTCATTGCTGGGCGTTTGGGCACCAGTACCACTGGAATGGAAAGATTACTTGATACCTGTGTGGGGTTAAAGCTATTAAGAGTCGAACTGAACAGTGAAGGAG TCTTTTACAGAAACACAGAACTTTCCAACCTCTACCTTGCAAAAGCAAGTCCCAAGTCTCTGTATCATAATATGATGTACTACTCCAAGACTGTCTACCTATGCTGGCACTACTTGACAGATGCTGTGAG agaagggaaaaatcaGTATGAGAGAGCATTTGGCATTTCATCGAAAGATCTCTTTGGGGCTGTCTACAG ATCAGAAGAGGAGATGATCAAATTCATGTATGGTTTGAATGAAATATGGAGTATATGTGGTAGAGATGTAATTGCTGCATTTGACCTTTCACCTTTCACCCACATTTATGATCTAGGAG GATGTGCAGGTGGCTTGGCCCAAGAATGTATTTCTTTGTACCCAAATTCTACAGTCACAATTTATGACCTACCTAAAGTGGCACAAGTGGCAAAGGAGCGTTTTATACCCCCAGAGGAACATCGGATAATGTTCCATGAAG gagatttttttaaagatccagTTCCAGAAGCTGACCTCTACATTTTGGCTAGAATCCTGCATGACTGGCCGGATGACAAATGCATGCATCTCCTTGAAAAAATACACAAAGTTTGCAAGCCTG GGGGTGGAGTACTGGTGGTCGAAACACTTCTGAATGAAGACAAAAGTGGACCTTTGGATACCCAGGTCTATTCTTTGAACATGCTCGTACAGgctgaagggaaagaaaaaacatCAACCGAGTACAGCAACCTTCTTAGGGCGGCAGGCTTCAAAGAAGTTCAAGTCAAGAAAACTGGAAAGCTCTATGATgcaattttaggaaaaaaataa